Proteins from one Amycolatopsis benzoatilytica AK 16/65 genomic window:
- a CDS encoding type VII secretion target yields the protein MTAGFEVDPAQLRRHAATVGDLADRLGNVARSAPAGLGDQALGMFVQFLTAGLQAAVGKTNDAVAHASSTVDQVSANLTRAAESYERRDQHTAVSLPGKDLP from the coding sequence GTGACCGCCGGGTTCGAGGTCGACCCGGCGCAGCTGCGCCGGCATGCGGCGACCGTCGGCGACCTGGCCGACCGGCTCGGCAACGTCGCCCGCAGCGCCCCGGCCGGGCTCGGCGACCAGGCGCTCGGCATGTTCGTCCAGTTCCTCACCGCCGGGCTGCAGGCCGCGGTGGGCAAGACCAACGACGCCGTCGCGCACGCGTCGTCCACTGTGGACCAGGTGAGCGCGAACCTCACCCGGGCCGCGGAAAGCTACGAACGCCGGGACCAGCACACCGCGGTTTCCCTGCCCGGGAAGGACCTGCCATGA